One window of Methanothermobacter tenebrarum genomic DNA carries:
- a CDS encoding CBS domain-containing protein, protein MTKDPITVKPSEDVVFAFEKLMKHKISALPVEEDGKLRGIVTATDLGHNLILDNYMLGTTVGEVMVEDVATIKPGETLKDAIERMYQYGQDEGIINQLVVVEDDEIVGIISDGDIIKVLKEL, encoded by the coding sequence ATGACAAAGGATCCTATCACGGTTAAACCATCAGAGGATGTGGTCTTCGCATTTGAAAAACTCATGAAACATAAAATAAGCGCATTACCAGTTGAAGAGGATGGAAAACTCAGGGGTATAGTGACGGCCACAGACCTTGGCCACAACCTCATATTAGACAATTACATGTTGGGCACGACAGTAGGGGAGGTTATGGTAGAGGATGTTGCCACCATAAAACCCGGGGAAACCTTAAAGGATGCCATAGAGAGAATGTACCAATACGGCCAGGATGAGGGCATCATAAACCAACTGGTAGTGGTGGAGGATGATGAGATCGTGGGTATAATCTCTGATGGTGACATTATAAAAGTCCTGAAAGAACTTTGA
- a CDS encoding DUF6790 family protein codes for MDILWLWPILALIFALVLVYRGPRTRGVVIESVLLALLVVMVGLSSIWAFIGHAFMGERIAAYIGWPAGSPFQLEVAVANLSYGVLGILSWRFRGEFWTATILGFSIFYLGAAYIHIMDMFRGNYAPGNVGAPLYFDIILPVLLLGLLAAYKVVVKGESRV; via the coding sequence ATGGACATATTATGGTTATGGCCTATCCTGGCCCTGATTTTTGCCCTGGTTCTAGTCTATAGGGGGCCGAGGACAAGGGGTGTGGTTATTGAGTCTGTTCTTTTAGCTTTGCTTGTGGTGATGGTTGGTTTATCCTCTATTTGGGCTTTTATTGGACATGCTTTCATGGGTGAGCGTATAGCAGCATATATAGGTTGGCCGGCTGGTAGTCCTTTCCAATTGGAGGTTGCGGTGGCGAATCTCTCCTATGGTGTTCTTGGAATTTTATCTTGGAGGTTTAGGGGCGAGTTTTGGACAGCGACTATACTAGGATTTTCCATTTTCTACCTTGGCGCGGCCTATATACACATAATGGACATGTTCAGGGGGAATTATGCTCCTGGGAATGTTGGAGCCCCATTATACTTTGATATAATATTACCCGTCCTATTATTGGGGCTTTTAGCAGCTTATAAGGTTGTTGTGAAGGGGGAGTCTAGGGTTTAA
- a CDS encoding inorganic phosphate transporter: MRKALLLGAFFAFLGALFFGGNIIRTIGEGIIPPDTFNVITGFAVILTAAIWITITLLHGIPISGSDAMVSAVIGVGLVSVGWTGMNLNTITYIILSWISSPIIGFFSGFLTYHIIKVGVIRRVKSVSVRDRLEKLFSYFQLFSSSFSAFNVGALDFGVAMGVLFTLSGGSSDFLKIVGALGLVTGIIFLGDRVTETIGRRITELVPTRGFSAQAAASVVVFLFVNYGMPISPTQTLVGSVIGVGLAHGTSTLKFDVIKDIGYTWILTIPACLILGAVTYSLLKVLSGLL; encoded by the coding sequence ATGCGGAAGGCTCTTCTACTAGGCGCCTTCTTCGCCTTCCTAGGGGCTCTATTTTTTGGTGGTAACATTATAAGGACCATTGGAGAGGGTATAATACCCCCTGATACCTTTAATGTGATTACAGGTTTTGCTGTTATTCTGACTGCTGCTATTTGGATAACCATAACACTCTTGCATGGTATACCCATCTCTGGTTCAGATGCTATGGTTAGTGCTGTTATTGGTGTTGGTCTTGTGAGTGTTGGCTGGACTGGTATGAACCTAAACACTATAACCTATATAATCCTAAGTTGGATCTCCTCCCCAATTATAGGCTTTTTTTCAGGTTTTTTAACATACCATATTATAAAAGTAGGGGTTATCAGGCGCGTGAAGAGCGTTTCTGTCAGGGACCGGCTGGAGAAACTCTTCTCATACTTTCAACTGTTTAGTTCGTCTTTTTCAGCGTTTAATGTTGGCGCCCTAGACTTTGGGGTGGCTATGGGCGTGCTATTCACCCTATCAGGTGGGAGTTCGGATTTTCTGAAGATTGTTGGGGCTCTGGGACTTGTTACAGGTATAATATTCCTTGGTGATAGAGTGACTGAGACTATAGGCAGGCGCATTACAGAACTTGTACCCACAAGGGGCTTCTCGGCCCAAGCTGCGGCTTCTGTTGTCGTTTTCCTCTTTGTAAATTATGGTATGCCCATTTCACCAACCCAGACCCTTGTAGGTTCCGTGATAGGGGTTGGCCTGGCCCATGGGACTTCCACGCTAAAATTTGATGTTATAAAGGACATCGGATATACATGGATTTTAACTATACCAGCATGCCTAATATTAGGGGCCGTAACCTATTCTCTCCTCAAAGTTCTTTCAGGACTTTTATAA
- a CDS encoding cation diffusion facilitator family transporter: MDDRAKLGKKAAYTGIIGNILLTISNFTIGITAGSVALVAEAAHTLSDILTSIITFIGFKVGMKPADLEHPYGHGRAEAIAGLIIVLFLGIIAYEILSEAYKKLFIITTPPDYLAAAMALVGIIANSIMTHYMMSIGEKINSPAIIADAQHQKIDILSCTLILVGVIGSNLGLKFLDPLVAILIAIIVLKTTFDVGRENINNIMGKVPSRSIMAEIRRSAMSIKGVMGIHNVRINYFGPYAAVDLHIEVDGDMNLREAHCLAHKVEKKIIEDIDLIRIVNVHTCPFNEKY; this comes from the coding sequence TTGGATGACCGGGCCAAACTCGGCAAAAAAGCCGCATATACAGGTATAATAGGTAACATCCTACTCACCATATCAAATTTTACAATTGGGATAACAGCTGGAAGTGTCGCCCTAGTCGCCGAAGCAGCCCACACACTATCAGACATACTAACCTCCATCATAACATTCATAGGCTTCAAAGTTGGTATGAAACCAGCCGACCTAGAACACCCCTATGGACATGGCAGAGCCGAAGCCATAGCAGGTCTCATCATAGTATTATTCCTCGGGATAATAGCCTATGAAATACTATCAGAAGCATACAAAAAACTGTTCATCATAACAACACCACCCGATTATCTCGCCGCGGCCATGGCACTTGTCGGTATAATCGCAAATTCTATCATGACACATTATATGATGAGCATAGGTGAAAAGATTAACAGTCCAGCCATCATAGCCGATGCACAGCATCAAAAAATCGACATACTCTCATGCACACTCATACTAGTAGGTGTCATAGGATCCAACCTCGGATTAAAATTCCTAGACCCACTTGTAGCCATCCTAATAGCAATCATAGTCTTAAAAACAACATTCGATGTCGGACGCGAAAACATTAATAATATCATGGGCAAAGTCCCCTCAAGAAGTATCATGGCCGAAATCAGACGCTCCGCAATGTCCATAAAGGGTGTTATGGGCATACACAATGTCCGTATAAACTATTTCGGACCCTACGCCGCTGTAGATCTCCACATAGAAGTCGATGGTGACATGAACCTCAGAGAAGCCCACTGCCTAGCCCACAAAGTCGAAAAAAAGATAATAGAGGACATAGACCTTATAAGGATAGTGAACGTCCACACCTGCCCATTCAACGAAAAATATTAA